A section of the Neisseria dumasiana genome encodes:
- the fabG gene encoding 3-oxoacyl-ACP reductase FabG: MSESIFITGSNRGIGKAIALGLAEDGYDIVVHCRSRREEAEAVAEEIRTLGRQARVLQFDVSDRSRAREILTADIEANGAYYGVVLNAGLTRDNAFPAFEDEDWDEVLRTNLDGFYNVLHPLIMPMIRRRKAGRIVCMSSVSGIAGNRGQVNYSASKAGIIGAAKALAVELAKRNITVNCVAPGLIDTEIIDANVPVEEILKAVPAARMGTPEEVAHAVRFLMDEKAAYITRQVIAVNGGLC; the protein is encoded by the coding sequence ATGAGTGAGAGTATTTTCATTACCGGCTCCAACCGCGGCATAGGCAAAGCCATTGCTTTGGGGTTGGCTGAAGACGGCTACGACATTGTGGTTCATTGCCGCAGCCGCCGCGAAGAAGCAGAAGCTGTTGCAGAAGAGATACGCACATTGGGCAGACAAGCCCGCGTATTGCAGTTCGACGTATCCGACCGCTCCCGGGCACGCGAGATACTCACAGCCGATATAGAAGCCAACGGCGCTTATTACGGCGTGGTATTGAACGCCGGCCTGACGCGCGACAACGCTTTCCCCGCTTTTGAAGACGAAGATTGGGATGAAGTATTGCGCACCAATTTAGACGGTTTTTACAACGTGCTGCATCCCCTTATCATGCCGATGATCCGCCGCCGCAAAGCCGGGCGCATCGTGTGTATGTCTTCGGTATCCGGCATTGCCGGCAACCGCGGCCAAGTGAATTACAGCGCGTCTAAAGCCGGCATCATCGGCGCGGCCAAAGCATTGGCGGTTGAATTGGCCAAACGCAATATTACCGTCAACTGCGTTGCTCCCGGCTTGATTGATACCGAAATTATCGATGCAAACGTGCCGGTGGAAGAAATATTAAAAGCCGTACCGGCAGCCCGCATGGGAACGCCGGAAGAAGTAGCCCATGCAGTACGCTTTTTGATGGATGAAAAAGCCGCCTATATCACGCGGCAGGTCATTGCAGTAAACGGGGGTTTGTGTTGA
- a CDS encoding IS1595 family transposase — protein MKITHCKLKKSLQRKLLEYFVLEVTARSAADILGIQPNTAILFYRKIRLVISHHLALEADQVFEGTIELDESYFGGKRKGKRGRGAAGKVVVFGILKRGGKVYTVVVNNARKESLFPVITRKITPDSVVYTDCLSSYDVLDVSGFHHHRINHSKKFADRHNHINGIENFWNQAKRVLRKYNGIDRKSFPLFLKECEFRFNFGTPKQQLKTLRLWCGV, from the coding sequence ATGAAGATAACCCACTGTAAGTTAAAGAAGAGTCTGCAAAGAAAACTGCTTGAATATTTTGTATTGGAAGTAACCGCACGTTCTGCTGCCGATATCTTGGGTATTCAGCCCAATACGGCTATTCTCTTCTACCGTAAAATCCGTCTTGTTATCAGCCATCATTTGGCTTTGGAAGCAGATCAGGTTTTTGAGGGCACTATAGAATTGGATGAGAGCTATTTCGGCGGTAAGCGTAAAGGAAAGCGCGGTAGGGGAGCAGCAGGTAAAGTGGTGGTTTTCGGTATCCTTAAACGTGGAGGTAAGGTTTATACGGTTGTAGTGAATAATGCCCGAAAGGAAAGTTTATTTCCTGTTATTACAAGGAAAATTACACCTGATAGCGTAGTTTATACGGACTGCCTGAGCAGTTACGACGTGTTGGATGTCAGCGGTTTTCACCATCACAGGATTAATCACAGCAAAAAGTTTGCCGACCGACACAACCATATCAACGGCATTGAGAATTTTTGGAATCAGGCGAAACGTGTCTTGCGCAAATACAACGGAATCGACCGAAAATCTTTTCCTCTGTTCTTGAAAGAATGTGAGTTTCGTTTTAACTTCGGGACACCAAAGCAGCAGTTAAAAACTTTGCGGCTTTGGTGTGGTGTTTAG
- a CDS encoding YagU family protein, whose protein sequence is MARTLCSSEVNRKVILWTTLIGGFFSSLVKWGSEVNMPPRMPGEISPPGANIDAWLGWLGFNQHSLDYMYQGNSVLGAVTLYHWLFSFVFAFVYVWVSAYWPKIRLWYGAFYGIIITVVMHWLLIPMFGFRNPAYADGATGWAWNLNAAEHISEILGHVYWSVSIEVCMIAVLAYYARPIKGDWVER, encoded by the coding sequence ATGGCCCGCACACTCTGCTCTTCTGAGGTCAACCGTAAAGTGATTCTGTGGACTACCCTCATCGGCGGTTTTTTCAGCTCGCTGGTGAAATGGGGTTCCGAAGTGAATATGCCGCCGCGTATGCCGGGAGAAATTTCTCCACCGGGTGCCAATATCGACGCATGGCTGGGTTGGCTCGGCTTCAACCAGCACTCTCTTGATTATATGTATCAAGGCAACAGCGTGTTGGGTGCGGTAACGCTTTACCACTGGCTGTTTAGTTTTGTGTTTGCTTTTGTGTATGTGTGGGTTTCGGCTTATTGGCCGAAAATCCGCCTGTGGTATGGCGCGTTTTACGGCATCATCATTACCGTTGTCATGCACTGGCTGCTGATTCCCATGTTCGGTTTCCGTAATCCCGCCTATGCCGACGGCGCAACGGGTTGGGCGTGGAACCTCAATGCGGCGGAACACATCAGCGAAATTCTCGGCCATGTGTATTGGTCGGTGTCTATCGAAGTGTGCATGATTGCCGTGCTCGCTTATTATGCACGCCCGATTAAAGGCGATTGGGTTGAACGCTGA
- a CDS encoding paraquat-inducible protein A produces the protein MKAVRNYRRWWRYHTLQRHVALPAHTLDCPECGQRMELPRLQQGQEAHCPNCGYEAVEVEKNPYIAPLAYAAASLILMSFVYTMMFVTVTMAGVTSIQSLPSMMRKLILLDFGFLAEVMFVLTFGTPLLFLLLCLYVYTALLQGRAYPGLRTATRTLVRLRHWIMVDVFFISTLVAHIKLSSVAEVEYGAAFYLMFGLAVLLIRTSVSIPQHWVYYKIHRILGRNTIQTASEERVCCSRCLYFRNREEPTCGVCGADLYERRPKSIAVSMAFLVAAVVLYIPANLLPIMISSNPTTVQINTILNGIVYMWDEGDKLIAAIIFSASILVPGAKIVLLLVLNLSARYGLPAGAKTMLRIYRFTESIGKWSMIDIFVIIILMSSFHTHVARVVPGPAAVYFCLVVLLTMLSAYFFDPRLLWDKARNHQANIKRPSEKLTVKHAEYE, from the coding sequence GTGAAAGCTGTTCGAAACTACCGCCGTTGGTGGCGTTACCATACCCTGCAACGGCATGTGGCACTGCCTGCCCATACGCTCGACTGCCCCGAATGCGGGCAGCGTATGGAGTTGCCGCGTTTGCAGCAAGGGCAGGAAGCGCATTGTCCGAACTGCGGATATGAAGCGGTAGAGGTCGAAAAAAATCCGTATATCGCTCCGTTGGCTTATGCGGCCGCATCTTTGATTTTGATGTCTTTCGTTTATACGATGATGTTTGTAACGGTAACGATGGCGGGGGTTACGTCTATCCAATCGCTGCCGTCGATGATGCGTAAGCTGATTTTGCTTGATTTCGGTTTTTTGGCGGAAGTGATGTTTGTGCTGACATTCGGCACGCCGCTGCTGTTTCTGCTGTTGTGCCTTTATGTTTATACGGCGTTACTGCAAGGCAGGGCTTATCCGGGGCTGCGCACGGCAACGCGCACGTTGGTGCGCCTGCGCCATTGGATTATGGTGGACGTATTTTTCATTTCTACGCTGGTGGCACACATCAAACTTTCTTCTGTTGCAGAAGTCGAATACGGTGCGGCGTTTTATTTGATGTTCGGCTTGGCCGTGCTGCTGATCCGCACTTCCGTGTCGATTCCGCAACATTGGGTATATTATAAAATCCACCGCATTTTAGGCAGAAACACCATTCAGACGGCCTCGGAAGAGCGAGTGTGTTGCAGCCGCTGTCTTTATTTCCGCAACCGCGAAGAGCCTACCTGCGGCGTGTGCGGTGCCGATCTGTATGAGCGCCGCCCCAAAAGCATTGCCGTGTCGATGGCTTTCTTAGTGGCCGCCGTCGTGCTGTATATTCCGGCCAACCTTCTGCCGATTATGATTTCATCCAATCCCACCACGGTGCAGATCAACACCATTCTCAACGGCATCGTGTATATGTGGGACGAAGGCGACAAACTGATTGCCGCGATTATCTTCAGTGCCAGCATTTTGGTACCCGGTGCGAAAATCGTTTTGCTGCTGGTTTTGAACCTGAGTGCACGCTACGGCCTGCCTGCCGGTGCCAAAACCATGCTGCGGATTTACCGCTTTACCGAATCCATCGGCAAATGGTCGATGATTGATATTTTCGTCATCATTATTTTAATGAGTTCTTTCCACACCCATGTGGCACGGGTTGTGCCGGGGCCGGCCGCAGTATATTTCTGTTTGGTCGTGCTGCTGACCATGCTTTCCGCTTATTTTTTCGACCCGCGTTTATTGTGGGACAAAGCCCGTAACCACCAAGCCAACATCAAGAGGCCGTCTGAAAAGCTGACGGTAAAACACGCCGAATATGAATAA
- the pqiB gene encoding intermembrane transport protein PqiB yields the protein MNNHHQNEYKPVPAVVRKTNVFTSVIWLIPLIAFLVGGWLLMKEIRNRGPEVTLLMDSADGIEVNNTVVKVLSVEVGRVTRIGLQHDRKGVEVTVRLTADAKDMMRKDTQFWVVKPRIDESGISGLTTLVSGSYIAFTPGKSEETQYRFEVSDIPPITAIGQHGLRLKLVGKNDKMISVGSPVLYEDFSVGVVESASFDPNEQTVNYTIFITSPNDKLVGKNSQFWLQSGINIEATGGGVRIESAPIPALLSGAIAFSRPVSGEKGLPPANGDTFTVYSNRSEVDNLPGERALYYTAFFKQSVRGLSSGSPVEYKGINIGAVADVPYFAPNDSLKLFDNGWIPVRIRIEPDRLEINADAQSKEYWRNRFQTALNKGLTATLSSDNLLTGSKMIELDDSPSNGPKLKPVADYNGNIVIASRNGGLDNLQDQLGNLLEKFNKLPLDKTVGELNGSLRELRATLNSANALLGKPQTQNIPNELNKTLHELRQTLKGISPQSPLYSDVQTTLQSIDKTLKDAQPVINTLKEKPNSLIFNSNVKDPIPKGSR from the coding sequence ATGAATAACCACCATCAAAACGAATATAAACCCGTGCCTGCCGTGGTGCGCAAAACCAATGTATTTACCTCTGTTATCTGGCTGATACCCTTAATCGCCTTTTTGGTAGGCGGTTGGCTGCTGATGAAGGAAATCCGCAACAGAGGGCCTGAAGTGACGCTGCTGATGGACAGTGCGGACGGCATCGAAGTCAACAATACGGTTGTTAAAGTATTGAGCGTGGAAGTCGGCCGCGTAACCCGCATCGGTCTGCAACACGACCGCAAAGGCGTAGAAGTTACCGTACGTTTAACCGCCGATGCCAAAGACATGATGCGCAAAGACACCCAATTTTGGGTGGTAAAACCGCGCATCGACGAAAGCGGCATTTCCGGGCTGACCACGCTGGTGTCCGGCTCTTACATTGCCTTCACCCCCGGTAAAAGCGAAGAAACGCAATACCGCTTCGAAGTGTCGGACATTCCGCCGATTACCGCCATCGGCCAGCACGGCTTGCGCCTGAAGCTGGTGGGCAAAAACGACAAAATGATCAGCGTAGGCAGCCCTGTTTTGTATGAAGACTTCAGCGTCGGCGTAGTGGAAAGCGCATCGTTCGACCCCAACGAACAAACCGTTAACTACACCATATTCATCACCAGCCCCAACGACAAACTGGTCGGCAAAAACAGCCAATTCTGGCTGCAAAGCGGCATCAATATCGAAGCAACCGGCGGCGGGGTGCGTATAGAATCCGCCCCGATTCCGGCTCTGCTTTCCGGAGCGATTGCCTTCTCAAGGCCTGTGAGCGGCGAAAAAGGACTGCCCCCCGCAAATGGAGACACTTTCACGGTGTACAGCAACCGCAGCGAAGTAGACAACCTTCCCGGCGAGCGCGCTTTGTATTACACCGCCTTCTTCAAACAAAGCGTGCGCGGGCTGAGTTCAGGCTCGCCGGTAGAATACAAAGGCATCAATATCGGCGCCGTAGCCGATGTGCCTTATTTCGCTCCCAACGACAGCCTGAAACTGTTTGATAACGGTTGGATTCCCGTACGCATCCGCATCGAACCCGACCGCTTGGAAATCAATGCCGATGCACAAAGCAAAGAATATTGGCGCAACCGTTTTCAGACGGCCTTAAACAAAGGGCTGACCGCCACCCTGTCTTCAGACAATCTGCTCACCGGCAGTAAAATGATCGAACTCGACGACAGCCCGTCAAACGGCCCCAAACTCAAACCTGTGGCCGATTACAACGGAAATATCGTGATTGCCAGCCGCAACGGCGGTTTGGACAATCTGCAAGACCAACTCGGCAACTTATTGGAAAAATTCAACAAATTGCCGCTTGACAAAACCGTGGGCGAATTAAACGGATCTTTGCGCGAATTGAGAGCAACGCTCAACTCGGCCAACGCACTACTCGGCAAACCGCAAACCCAAAATATTCCCAACGAATTGAATAAAACCCTGCACGAACTGCGCCAAACCCTTAAAGGCATATCGCCGCAATCGCCTTTATACAGCGACGTTCAAACCACCCTGCAAAGCATAGATAAAACATTGAAAGATGCCCAACCGGTGATCAATACCTTAAAAGAAAAACCCAACTCTTTAATTTTCAACAGCAATGTTAAAGACCCCATACCGAAAGGAAGCCGCTGA
- a CDS encoding PqiC family protein encodes MRKLTITGALLALSACATSVPQYFTLPDSQYSHPGRSLNEVAVRVYLAEPLNNGGLVYQTDAYHVNFARNHLWAGALDNALASGFSNKMNRLNPRYTFVPAARSNSSQILKIYIEAFQGSYKGKTLVSGYALWPNGESRPFHVKTEQQGDGYTAMVESLNRGLEQASQAVAR; translated from the coding sequence ATGCGTAAACTCACCATAACCGGCGCCCTACTCGCCCTGAGTGCATGCGCCACTTCCGTGCCGCAATATTTCACCCTGCCCGACAGCCAATACAGCCATCCGGGCAGAAGCCTGAACGAAGTTGCCGTGCGCGTTTACCTTGCCGAACCGCTCAATAACGGCGGTTTGGTTTACCAAACCGATGCCTACCATGTTAACTTCGCCCGCAACCATTTATGGGCAGGTGCGCTCGATAATGCTTTAGCTTCGGGATTCAGCAACAAAATGAACAGGCTCAACCCGCGTTATACGTTTGTGCCCGCGGCACGAAGCAACAGTTCGCAGATACTGAAAATTTACATAGAGGCATTTCAAGGCAGCTATAAAGGCAAAACATTGGTCAGCGGTTATGCACTGTGGCCCAACGGCGAAAGCCGCCCGTTTCATGTTAAAACCGAGCAGCAAGGCGACGGCTACACGGCTATGGTTGAATCTTTAAACCGCGGTTTGGAGCAAGCATCGCAAGCAGTCGCCCGTTAA
- a CDS encoding VOC family protein, with translation MKLFKTSSLVSVINASDFQTSLGWYQTWLGEPDVVPMENMAEWRIADNAWLQLTDSGAIAAAEVIIGVDDIAACRKALLGAGIEAGDINDWEVVLTCGITDPDNHKIFFAQAVG, from the coding sequence ATGAAACTTTTCAAAACCAGCAGTTTGGTTTCCGTAATCAACGCATCTGACTTTCAAACCTCATTGGGGTGGTATCAAACATGGTTGGGCGAGCCGGATGTGGTGCCGATGGAAAATATGGCGGAATGGCGTATTGCCGATAATGCGTGGCTGCAGCTAACAGACTCCGGTGCGATTGCTGCGGCAGAAGTGATTATCGGCGTGGACGATATCGCCGCCTGCCGCAAAGCGTTGCTTGGAGCCGGTATTGAAGCCGGAGACATTAACGATTGGGAAGTGGTGCTGACTTGCGGCATTACCGACCCCGACAACCATAAAATCTTTTTTGCGCAAGCTGTGGGCTAA
- a CDS encoding efflux transporter outer membrane subunit, translating into MNISLKHFYVSVASALMLAACKSTVVPLDSKIDIPQAFSQAEAARGSAEIGRWWQHWNDPVLSRLIEQGLQQNHDIQIARSRLNEARAIERLADADKGPTVGAGAEASRLNARISNPLSDEERALLGRIPQAADLAGEHFTLKGNSLTGGFSASWEPDIFGQKRSDADAAAYAALGRQEEVYGTQVLIGGEIAEYYLQARATQARLKSVNRSIATMERLAKYVQGRFKAGHVTAYEVDEVATQLTALRAKHSTIESEYAAHVRSIAVLTGQTPQTFSLPESSVNILSTQPAAPSGQTPQGLLERRPDIRAHAAQVNAYAAKLASAKADLLPRFSIEFLGRGTISIDSDSGLKGWGSLIKAGIKVPIFTNGRIKANIAAADARLQTALLQYDQNILKALGEVDSAYQAHSALTRQNALLITAHKQAAKQAGDAEKLFQYGHKTLDNALTARLNEEAMQENLIQSQLARARMLIGLYKALGGGWEQGGYSQST; encoded by the coding sequence ATGAATATCAGCTTGAAACATTTTTACGTCAGTGTGGCATCGGCTTTGATGCTCGCCGCCTGCAAAAGCACCGTTGTGCCGCTCGACAGCAAAATCGACATTCCGCAAGCCTTTAGCCAAGCGGAAGCGGCGCGCGGTAGCGCGGAAATCGGCCGTTGGTGGCAGCATTGGAACGACCCCGTACTCAGCCGCTTAATCGAACAAGGTTTGCAGCAAAACCACGATATCCAAATCGCCCGCAGCCGTTTGAACGAAGCGCGCGCCATTGAGCGCTTGGCCGATGCCGACAAAGGCCCGACGGTCGGCGCGGGCGCGGAAGCATCGCGTCTCAACGCCCGCATCAGCAACCCGCTGAGCGACGAAGAGCGCGCCTTGTTGGGCAGGATTCCGCAGGCTGCCGATTTGGCGGGCGAGCATTTCACGTTGAAAGGCAACAGTCTTACGGGCGGTTTTTCCGCATCGTGGGAGCCGGATATTTTCGGGCAGAAACGCAGCGATGCCGATGCCGCCGCTTATGCCGCACTCGGCAGGCAGGAAGAAGTGTACGGCACGCAAGTGCTGATCGGCGGCGAAATTGCCGAGTATTATCTGCAAGCCCGCGCCACCCAAGCGCGTCTGAAATCGGTAAACCGCAGTATCGCCACCATGGAGCGGCTGGCAAAATATGTGCAAGGCCGTTTCAAAGCAGGCCACGTTACCGCTTATGAAGTGGACGAAGTGGCTACCCAACTCACTGCTTTACGCGCCAAACACAGCACCATCGAATCGGAATACGCCGCCCATGTGCGCAGCATCGCCGTGCTTACCGGCCAAACCCCGCAAACATTTTCCCTGCCCGAAAGCAGCGTCAACATCTTAAGCACGCAACCCGCCGCACCGAGCGGCCAAACCCCGCAAGGGCTGCTTGAGCGCCGCCCCGACATCCGCGCCCATGCCGCGCAAGTGAACGCCTACGCCGCCAAGCTCGCCAGCGCCAAAGCCGATTTATTGCCGCGGTTTTCCATCGAGTTTTTGGGCAGAGGCACCATCAGCATCGACAGCGACAGCGGTTTAAAAGGCTGGGGCAGCTTAATCAAAGCAGGCATCAAAGTGCCGATTTTCACCAACGGGCGCATCAAAGCCAATATCGCCGCCGCCGATGCACGGCTTCAGACGGCCTTATTGCAATACGACCAAAACATCCTCAAAGCCCTCGGCGAAGTGGACAGCGCATATCAGGCACACAGCGCACTCACCCGCCAAAACGCTTTGCTGATTACCGCACACAAACAGGCGGCAAAACAGGCGGGCGATGCGGAAAAACTGTTTCAATACGGTCATAAAACGCTCGATAACGCCCTCACCGCACGCCTGAACGAAGAAGCGATGCAGGAAAACCTGATTCAATCGCAACTGGCGCGCGCACGGATGCTCATCGGTTTATATAAGGCTTTGGGCGGCGGTTGGGAGCAGGGCGGGTATAGTCAATCCACTTAA
- the mutM gene encoding bifunctional DNA-formamidopyrimidine glycosylase/DNA-(apurinic or apyrimidinic site) lyase: MPELPEVETTLRGIRSHIENQTVADVVVRQAKLRLPVTPDLAGILHAQKVLSCTRRAKYLLIHFPAGILLIHLGMSGSLRIFTAEHPLIEHAGKHDHVDIRFENGTVLRYHDPRRFGMVVWFAGAAEHHPLLASLGPEPLESGFDAAYLHAKLSTQKRAVKLALMDNAVVVGVGNIYANESLFKSGISPKRPANRVSEEECVKLVDNIRAVLMRAIETGGSTLRDFVDSEGKSGYFQQEYTVYGRHNQACVRCGGLIMKETIGQRGTFYCPNCQK; this comes from the coding sequence ATGCCTGAATTACCCGAAGTCGAAACCACGCTGCGCGGCATCCGCTCCCATATCGAAAACCAAACCGTTGCCGATGTTGTGGTGCGCCAAGCCAAACTGCGTTTGCCGGTAACGCCTGATTTGGCCGGTATTCTGCATGCGCAAAAAGTATTAAGCTGCACCCGGCGTGCAAAATATTTGCTGATTCATTTTCCCGCAGGCATATTGCTGATTCACTTGGGTATGTCGGGCAGTTTGCGTATTTTCACGGCGGAACATCCCCTTATCGAACATGCGGGCAAGCATGATCATGTGGATATCAGGTTTGAAAACGGCACGGTTCTTCGCTATCACGACCCGCGCCGTTTCGGTATGGTCGTATGGTTTGCCGGAGCCGCGGAGCACCATCCGTTATTGGCATCGCTCGGGCCCGAGCCGTTGGAAAGCGGATTCGATGCTGCTTATCTGCACGCAAAACTGAGTACGCAAAAACGCGCCGTGAAACTGGCCTTGATGGACAATGCCGTGGTGGTAGGCGTGGGTAATATTTATGCAAACGAAAGCCTTTTCAAATCAGGCATTTCGCCCAAACGCCCAGCCAACCGAGTGTCTGAAGAAGAATGCGTCAAGCTGGTGGATAACATACGGGCGGTGCTGATGCGGGCCATCGAAACCGGCGGCAGCACGCTGCGCGATTTTGTCGACAGTGAAGGCAAAAGCGGTTACTTCCAGCAGGAATACACGGTTTACGGCCGCCACAACCAAGCTTGCGTAAGGTGCGGCGGTTTGATTATGAAAGAAACCATCGGCCAACGCGGTACGTTTTATTGCCCGAATTGCCAAAAGTAA
- the tyrS gene encoding tyrosine--tRNA ligase, with translation MKSIIQDLQSRGLIAQTTDAEALDALLNEQKIALYCGFDPTADSLHIGHLLPVLALRRFQQAGHTPVALVGGATGMIGDPSFKAVERSLNTAETVAGWVEKIRNQLKPFLSFEGDNAAIMANNHDWFGGMNCLDFLRDIGKHFSVNAMLNKESVKQRIERDDVGISFTEFAYALLQGYDFAELNKRHGTVLQIGGSDQWGNITGGIDLCRRLNKATVYGLTLPLVTKSDGTKFGKTEGGAVWLDAQKTSPYQFYQFWLKVADADVYKFLKYFTFLSVEEIDAIEAKDKASGVKPEAQRILAEEMTHLIHGEAALEAAQRISESLFSGDESSLTESDYAQLALDGLPAFEVSGRLNVVEALITAGLAKSNKEAREFVKNKAVLLNGETAAFNNPEHAAEKPDDAYLITDEHKRFGKYTIIRRGKRNHALLVWK, from the coding sequence ATGAAATCAATTATCCAAGACCTCCAATCCCGCGGTTTAATCGCGCAAACCACCGATGCCGAAGCCTTAGACGCTTTATTAAACGAACAAAAAATCGCTTTGTATTGCGGTTTCGACCCTACTGCCGACAGCCTGCATATCGGCCACTTGCTGCCGGTATTGGCTTTGCGCCGTTTCCAACAGGCCGGCCATACGCCGGTGGCTTTGGTGGGCGGTGCAACCGGCATGATCGGCGATCCGAGTTTTAAAGCGGTTGAGCGCAGTTTGAATACAGCTGAAACCGTGGCGGGTTGGGTGGAAAAAATCCGTAACCAGCTCAAGCCGTTTTTGAGTTTCGAGGGCGACAATGCCGCGATTATGGCCAACAACCACGATTGGTTCGGCGGCATGAACTGCTTGGATTTCCTGCGCGACATCGGCAAGCATTTCTCTGTGAATGCGATGTTGAACAAAGAATCCGTGAAACAGCGCATCGAGCGCGACGATGTGGGCATTTCGTTCACCGAATTTGCCTATGCGTTACTGCAAGGCTATGACTTTGCCGAGTTGAACAAACGCCACGGAACCGTGCTGCAAATCGGCGGTTCCGACCAATGGGGCAACATCACCGGCGGTATCGACTTATGCCGCCGCTTAAACAAAGCCACCGTTTACGGCCTGACTTTGCCGCTGGTAACGAAATCGGACGGCACGAAATTCGGCAAAACCGAAGGTGGTGCGGTGTGGTTGGATGCGCAAAAAACTTCGCCCTATCAGTTTTACCAATTCTGGCTGAAAGTAGCCGATGCCGATGTGTATAAATTCTTGAAATACTTTACGTTCTTATCGGTTGAAGAAATTGATGCCATCGAAGCGAAAGACAAAGCCAGCGGCGTGAAGCCGGAAGCGCAGCGTATTCTGGCGGAAGAAATGACCCACCTGATTCACGGCGAAGCGGCGTTGGAAGCGGCGCAACGCATTTCGGAAAGCCTGTTTTCCGGCGACGAAAGCAGCCTCACGGAAAGCGACTACGCACAGCTCGCTTTAGACGGCTTGCCCGCGTTTGAGGTATCAGGCCGTCTGAATGTGGTGGAAGCCTTGATTACTGCGGGTTTGGCCAAGTCAAACAAAGAAGCGCGCGAGTTTGTGAAAAACAAAGCGGTTTTGCTCAACGGCGAAACGGCTGCGTTCAACAATCCCGAACACGCCGCAGAAAAACCCGATGATGCCTACCTGATTACCGACGAACACAAACGTTTCGGCAAATACACCATTATCCGCCGCGGCAAGCGTAATCATGCTTTGCTGGTGTGGAAATAA
- a CDS encoding beta-ketoacyl-ACP synthase, producing the protein MLKRVVITGVGGITAFGRDWPTVQTAFKRKRNAVVNMGWQERFPDLEAHLGAPVPEYAPPAHWTRKQLRSMGRVSYLCVDAAEQALADAGLLGDETIKDGRMGVACGSSTGSTKDIRDIGELLLTGSSRNFSANTYVRMMPHTTAANIGIFFGLTGRIIPTSSACSSGSQGIGYAYEAIKYGMIEMMLAGGGEEFCPSEVYVFDSLYAASRRNHEPEATPRPYDSGRDGLVIGEGAGILVLEELEHAKARGAKIYAEIVGYGANSDGSHVTQPQKDTMRRCMELALKDAGIRPEQVGYVNGHGTATEKGDIAETLATEAVFGHIPMSSQKSYFGHTLGACGALESWFSIEMMNGNWFAPTINLENIDPLCGKVDYIRGDGREIHTDYVMNNNFAFGGVNTSLIFKRWQE; encoded by the coding sequence GTGTTGAAACGGGTAGTGATTACAGGCGTAGGCGGTATTACGGCTTTCGGCCGCGACTGGCCTACTGTTCAGACGGCCTTCAAACGTAAGCGCAATGCGGTGGTCAACATGGGCTGGCAAGAACGGTTTCCCGATTTGGAAGCCCATTTGGGCGCACCGGTTCCCGAATATGCGCCGCCCGCACATTGGACGCGCAAACAGCTGCGCAGTATGGGGCGCGTGTCTTATCTGTGCGTTGATGCTGCGGAGCAGGCTTTGGCCGATGCCGGCCTTTTAGGTGATGAAACCATTAAAGACGGCCGCATGGGTGTGGCCTGTGGTTCGTCAACCGGCAGCACCAAAGATATCCGCGATATCGGTGAATTGCTGTTAACCGGCTCTTCGCGAAATTTCAGCGCCAATACTTATGTGCGCATGATGCCGCACACAACCGCAGCCAATATCGGCATTTTTTTCGGACTCACCGGCCGCATTATTCCCACTTCAAGTGCCTGTTCTTCCGGCAGCCAAGGCATAGGTTATGCTTACGAAGCAATTAAATACGGCATGATAGAGATGATGCTGGCGGGCGGAGGCGAAGAGTTTTGCCCTTCTGAAGTGTATGTTTTCGATTCGCTTTACGCCGCCAGCCGCCGCAATCACGAACCCGAAGCCACACCCCGCCCTTATGATTCGGGGCGCGATGGCTTGGTTATCGGAGAAGGCGCAGGCATTTTGGTTTTGGAAGAATTGGAACATGCCAAAGCCCGGGGCGCGAAGATTTATGCCGAAATTGTCGGATACGGAGCCAACAGCGACGGCTCGCATGTAACCCAGCCCCAAAAAGATACCATGCGCCGCTGCATGGAGTTGGCTTTGAAAGATGCGGGCATACGCCCCGAACAAGTGGGTTACGTTAACGGGCACGGTACGGCTACCGAAAAAGGGGATATTGCCGAAACATTGGCTACCGAAGCGGTTTTCGGCCACATTCCCATGAGTTCGCAAAAAAGCTACTTCGGCCACACTTTAGGTGCGTGCGGTGCGCTGGAGTCTTGGTTTTCAATAGAAATGATGAACGGCAACTGGTTTGCCCCTACCATTAATTTGGAAAATATCGATCCGTTATGCGGCAAGGTAGATTATATCCGCGGAGACGGGCGGGAAATCCATACCGATTATGTGATGAACAACAACTTCGCATTCGGCGGCGTGAATACTTCACTGATTTTCAAACGCTGGCAGGAATAA